One genomic region from Pseudomonas hormoni encodes:
- a CDS encoding IS110 family transposase, translated as MISWVGIDISKSNLVVWVQPDGEGFELSNTSEGCVELLQRLSQYEVGRVLLEATGGYERKVMAALLGANFNVLRINPRRARAFAVAMGKNAKTDLIDAAVLADFAEVLKMDGDKVISPEREALRELVQQREHFVQQRDDNKRRLQQAQLPAVVAAIKGHIHYLQVQIKQLDKTIHQSMHDLDAEKTERLISVKGIGTVATASLLVYLPELGKLDRRQVAALAGIAPCNDDSGNHSGKRQIYGGRARVRRALYMSCWVVIRYQADFKARYDALRARGKSAKVALIACMRILLIRLNAMLRDGTEWR; from the coding sequence ATGATTTCCTGGGTCGGCATCGATATCTCCAAATCAAACCTCGTTGTTTGGGTTCAACCAGACGGTGAAGGTTTTGAGCTTTCAAACACCTCAGAAGGCTGTGTTGAGCTTCTTCAGCGCTTGAGCCAGTACGAGGTTGGCCGAGTTCTGCTGGAGGCCACGGGAGGCTACGAGCGCAAGGTCATGGCCGCATTGCTAGGTGCCAACTTCAATGTCCTCAGGATCAATCCTCGCCGGGCCAGGGCTTTCGCCGTGGCGATGGGCAAAAATGCCAAGACCGATCTGATCGATGCAGCTGTGTTGGCCGATTTCGCCGAGGTCTTGAAGATGGACGGCGACAAGGTCATTTCGCCTGAGCGTGAAGCGTTGCGCGAGCTGGTTCAGCAACGCGAGCACTTCGTACAGCAACGGGACGACAATAAGCGCCGGCTTCAGCAGGCTCAGCTACCCGCTGTTGTGGCGGCAATCAAAGGCCATATTCATTACCTGCAAGTTCAGATCAAGCAGCTCGATAAAACCATCCACCAGAGCATGCACGACCTGGACGCAGAAAAAACCGAGCGGCTCATCTCTGTTAAAGGTATCGGCACGGTCGCCACTGCCAGTTTGCTGGTTTACTTGCCCGAATTGGGCAAGCTTGACCGTCGCCAGGTCGCCGCACTGGCAGGAATTGCACCCTGCAACGATGACAGCGGCAATCACAGCGGGAAACGCCAAATCTATGGTGGAAGAGCCCGTGTGAGGCGTGCGCTTTACATGTCCTGCTGGGTAGTGATCCGCTATCAAGCTGACTTTAAAGCACGCTATGACGCTCTTCGGGCGCGAGGCAAGAGCGCGAAGGTCGCGCTCATCGCCTGCATGCGAATATTACTGATCAGACTGAATGCCATGCTGAGAGACGGCACCGAATGGCGCTGA
- a CDS encoding type VI secretion system tip protein VgrG, which yields MFALANQPRFTLTVDGNQNELKVLEFTGKEAISQPYRFDLELVSERSDLDLESLLHRQAFLSFDAQGCGIHGLIYRVGQGDSGKRLTRYQISLAPRLTYLGQRINQRIFQHKSVPTIIAQVLKDHGIQRDAFEFRLGSDYPEREYCVQYAESDLAFIQRLCAEIGIHYHFQHSTDGHLLVFGDDQTVFPRLPELTPYLQGSGMVAEAPAIKRFNVRLETRTTAVIRRDYDFHKPHLLLESRSDSEQRPALEDYRFPGQFADRESGRRLAQRALERHGADYRQAEGSSDQSALVSGHFLQLGEHPRQEWNDLWLITQIEHHGRQPQVLEETASSNHEDFQGYRNTFLATPWDVSFRPPLIEKPHVPGYQPAVVTGPTDSEIHCDEFGRVKVQLLWDRESQPNEHSSCWLRVATGWAHDRYGTVLIPRVGMEVLVGFIDADADKPLVMACLPNAATPLPLDLPADKTRSIFRSQSSPGGGGYNELRIEDRQGAEEIFLRAQRNWTQHVLNDIHIQVGNQRSAVISANDNLHVHGDRSIRVNSQTLNASGQFHVSAGQQVVIDGGANATIQAGGHWINIGPAGIFSSVPIELGGAPMPAMGAQTIQKALLALSTAQILSLQSDAPFCEECERCKDGVCAA from the coding sequence ATGTTCGCTCTCGCCAATCAACCGCGCTTCACGCTGACCGTCGACGGCAACCAGAATGAACTCAAGGTACTTGAGTTCACCGGCAAGGAAGCCATCAGCCAGCCTTACCGATTTGACCTGGAACTGGTCAGCGAACGGTCGGACCTCGACCTCGAAAGCCTCCTGCATCGTCAGGCTTTTCTGAGTTTCGATGCGCAAGGTTGCGGCATCCACGGTCTGATTTATCGCGTGGGCCAAGGCGATTCCGGTAAACGTCTGACGCGTTATCAGATCAGCCTGGCGCCGCGTCTGACCTACCTCGGTCAGCGCATCAATCAGCGGATCTTCCAGCACAAAAGTGTACCGACGATCATTGCGCAGGTTCTCAAGGATCATGGCATCCAGCGCGATGCCTTCGAGTTTCGGCTTGGCAGTGACTACCCCGAGCGCGAGTACTGCGTGCAATACGCGGAAAGCGATCTGGCGTTCATCCAGCGGTTGTGTGCCGAAATTGGCATTCACTACCACTTCCAGCACAGCACCGATGGGCATTTGCTGGTGTTTGGTGATGATCAAACGGTGTTTCCGCGTTTGCCTGAGCTGACGCCGTACCTGCAAGGCAGCGGAATGGTGGCGGAAGCGCCGGCGATCAAGCGCTTCAACGTACGTTTGGAAACCCGTACGACTGCGGTCATCCGTCGCGATTACGACTTTCACAAACCGCACCTGCTACTTGAAAGCCGCAGCGACAGCGAGCAACGGCCGGCGCTGGAGGATTACCGGTTTCCCGGCCAATTTGCCGATCGCGAATCTGGCAGGCGTCTCGCTCAACGGGCCCTGGAACGTCACGGTGCCGATTATCGTCAGGCCGAAGGAAGCAGTGATCAATCCGCGTTAGTGAGCGGGCATTTCCTACAGCTCGGTGAGCATCCGCGTCAGGAATGGAATGACCTGTGGCTGATTACCCAGATCGAACACCATGGCCGTCAGCCGCAAGTGCTGGAAGAGACGGCCAGCAGCAACCATGAAGATTTCCAGGGTTATCGCAATACCTTTCTGGCAACGCCGTGGGACGTTTCGTTTCGCCCGCCGTTGATTGAAAAGCCTCATGTTCCCGGTTATCAGCCTGCCGTCGTCACTGGCCCGACTGACAGCGAAATCCACTGCGACGAGTTCGGGCGGGTCAAGGTTCAACTGTTGTGGGATCGCGAGAGTCAGCCCAACGAGCATTCCAGTTGCTGGTTACGCGTCGCCACCGGTTGGGCGCATGACAGGTACGGCACCGTTCTGATTCCGCGAGTCGGCATGGAAGTGCTGGTGGGATTCATCGATGCGGATGCGGATAAGCCGCTGGTGATGGCTTGCCTGCCGAACGCCGCGACCCCACTACCGCTCGACCTGCCAGCGGACAAAACCCGCAGTATTTTCCGCAGCCAAAGCAGTCCCGGTGGCGGCGGATACAACGAGTTGCGCATCGAGGATCGCCAAGGCGCCGAGGAAATCTTCCTGCGGGCCCAGCGAAACTGGACGCAGCATGTGTTGAACGACATCCACATTCAGGTGGGAAACCAGCGCAGTGCGGTCATCAGTGCGAACGACAACCTGCACGTTCACGGTGATCGCTCCATCAGGGTCAACAGCCAGACCCTCAACGCAAGCGGACAATTCCATGTCAGCGCTGGCCAGCAAGTGGTGATCGACGGCGGTGCCAACGCCACGATTCAAGCGGGTGGGCACTGGATCAACATCGGTCCCGCCGGCATTTTCAGCAGTGTACCGATCGAGCTTGGCGGAGCGCCGATGCCGGCAATGGGTGCCCAGACGATTCAAAAAGCACTCCTGGCCCTGAGCACCGCGCAAATTCTGAGCCTGCAGAGCGACGCGCCGTTCTGCGAAGAATGTGAGCGCTGCAAGGACGGTGTCTGTGCAGCCTGA
- the putP gene encoding sodium/proline symporter PutP, which translates to MSVSNPTLITFVIYIAAMVLIGFMAYRSTNNLSDYILGGRSLGSVVTALSAGASDMSGWLLMGLPGAIYMSGLSESWIAIGLIVGAYLNWLFVAGRLRVQTEHNGDALTLPDYFSSRFEDKSGLLRIISAVVILVFFTIYCASGIVAGARLFESTFGMSYETALWAGAAATIAYTFVGGFLAVSWTDTVQATLMIFALLLTPIIVLLATGGVDTTFLAIEAQDASNFDMLKNTTFIGVISLMGWGLGYFGQPHILARFMAADSVKSIANARRISMTWMILCLGGTVAVGFFGIAYFSAHPEVAGPVTENHERVFIELAKILFNPWVAGVLLSAILAAVMSTLSCQLLVCSSALTEDFYKTFLRKTASQVELVWVGRAMVLLVALIAIALAANPENRVLGLVSYAWAGFGAAFGPVVLISVIWKDMTRNGALAGILVGAITVIVWKHFELLGLYEIIPGFIFASLAIYIVSKLGTPTHGMLQRFAAAEADFRLNK; encoded by the coding sequence ATGAGCGTAAGCAATCCAACCCTGATCACGTTCGTGATCTACATCGCAGCAATGGTGCTGATCGGCTTCATGGCCTATCGCTCCACCAACAACCTTTCTGACTACATTCTGGGCGGTCGCAGCCTGGGCAGCGTCGTGACTGCATTGTCCGCCGGCGCCTCGGACATGAGCGGCTGGTTGTTGATGGGCCTGCCGGGCGCCATCTACATGTCCGGTCTGTCTGAAAGCTGGATCGCCATCGGCCTGATCGTCGGTGCTTACCTGAACTGGCTGTTCGTCGCCGGCCGTCTGCGCGTGCAGACCGAGCACAACGGCGATGCGTTGACCCTGCCGGATTACTTCTCCAGCCGTTTCGAAGACAAAAGCGGTCTGCTGCGGATCATCTCTGCGGTCGTGATCCTGGTGTTCTTCACCATCTACTGCGCTTCCGGCATCGTGGCCGGCGCCCGTCTGTTCGAAAGCACCTTCGGCATGTCCTACGAGACAGCGCTGTGGGCCGGTGCTGCGGCGACGATTGCCTACACCTTCGTCGGCGGTTTCCTGGCAGTAAGCTGGACTGACACCGTACAAGCCACGCTGATGATCTTCGCCCTGTTGCTGACGCCGATCATCGTGCTGCTGGCCACCGGCGGCGTCGACACCACGTTCCTGGCCATCGAAGCGCAAGACGCCAGCAACTTCGATATGCTGAAAAACACCACCTTCATCGGCGTGATTTCGCTGATGGGCTGGGGCCTGGGCTACTTCGGCCAGCCGCACATCCTGGCGCGTTTCATGGCGGCGGATTCGGTCAAGTCGATCGCTAACGCTCGCCGTATCTCCATGACCTGGATGATCCTGTGCCTGGGCGGCACCGTGGCTGTTGGTTTCTTCGGTATCGCTTACTTCTCGGCGCACCCTGAGGTGGCCGGTCCTGTGACCGAAAACCACGAGCGCGTGTTCATCGAACTGGCCAAAATCCTGTTCAACCCATGGGTCGCCGGTGTACTGCTGTCGGCCATCCTGGCTGCCGTGATGAGTACTTTGAGCTGCCAACTGCTGGTGTGCTCGAGCGCCCTGACCGAAGACTTCTACAAAACCTTCCTGCGCAAAACCGCTTCCCAGGTTGAACTGGTCTGGGTCGGTCGCGCCATGGTGCTGCTGGTTGCCCTGATCGCCATCGCGTTGGCCGCTAACCCGGAAAACCGCGTACTGGGTCTGGTCAGTTACGCCTGGGCAGGTTTCGGTGCTGCGTTCGGTCCGGTCGTCCTGATCTCCGTGATCTGGAAAGACATGACCCGCAACGGCGCACTGGCCGGCATCCTGGTCGGCGCGATCACTGTGATCGTGTGGAAACACTTCGAGCTGCTGGGTCTGTACGAAATCATCCCTGGTTTCATCTTCGCCAGCCTGGCGATCTACATCGTCAGCAAACTGGGCACGCCGACTCACGGCATGCTTCAGCGCTTTGCCGCTGCCGAGGCTGATTTCCGCCTGAACAAGTGA
- a CDS encoding DUF4123 domain-containing protein, which yields MQPDRLSAHDWLARQPLESSEQLYAVFGSASSAEPFKVWQSCSLLHSPSPIWADTAYAEWEAVMPYVGIVAAGSEFLQWADTAESQDWGWLAVSSAPQDVLVEHLRSLTQVLLPNGNAVFFRFWDGRYLLPILQSAEVNATQLMPVIERCLINGQPLEIGGAALKTSRVFPWWEVSETLLEHLAEQSNTTRMSNLLKWLSEDRPDLFEAFSESVLRHKVVVFLEAPDLPPAPKSALVDYLITELD from the coding sequence GTGCAGCCTGATCGTTTGTCCGCCCACGACTGGCTGGCGCGCCAACCGCTGGAATCTTCCGAGCAGTTGTATGCAGTGTTTGGCAGTGCCAGTTCCGCCGAACCCTTCAAAGTCTGGCAGAGCTGCAGTCTGTTGCATTCACCGAGTCCGATCTGGGCGGACACCGCGTATGCCGAGTGGGAAGCGGTCATGCCCTATGTCGGAATCGTCGCTGCTGGCAGTGAGTTTCTGCAGTGGGCGGATACGGCCGAGTCTCAGGACTGGGGTTGGTTGGCGGTGTCTTCTGCGCCCCAAGACGTACTGGTCGAGCATTTGCGCAGCCTCACCCAAGTTCTTTTGCCCAACGGCAACGCGGTGTTTTTTCGCTTCTGGGACGGGCGTTATTTGCTGCCCATTCTTCAGTCGGCCGAAGTGAATGCAACACAACTGATGCCGGTGATCGAGCGTTGCCTGATCAATGGCCAACCGCTCGAAATCGGTGGCGCCGCGCTGAAAACCTCCAGGGTTTTCCCATGGTGGGAAGTCTCAGAAACGCTGCTGGAACATCTCGCTGAACAGTCAAACACCACTCGGATGAGCAACTTGCTCAAGTGGCTGAGCGAGGACCGTCCTGATCTTTTCGAGGCGTTTTCCGAAAGCGTTTTGCGGCACAAGGTTGTGGTTTTTCTAGAGGCGCCGGACCTGCCGCCAGCACCGAAATCAGCCTTGGTGGATTACCTGATAACGGAGCTGGACTGA
- the putA gene encoding trifunctional transcriptional regulator/proline dehydrogenase/L-glutamate gamma-semialdehyde dehydrogenase has protein sequence MATTTLGVKLDDPTRERLKAAATSIDRTPHWLIKQAIFNYLEKLEGGATLTELNGLTAKEADDSGEVHVDHAHQCFLEFAESILPQSVLRASITAAYRRPEPEVVPMLIEQARLPVAMAEATNKLAASIAEKLRNQKSAGGRAGIVQGLLQEFSLSSQEGVALMCLAEALLRIPDKGTRDALIRDKISTGNWQPHLGNSPSLFVNAATWGLLLTGKLVATHNEAGLTSSLSRIIGKSGEPMIRKGVDMAMRLMGEQFVTGETIAEALANASKFEAKGFRYSYDMLGEAALTEHDAQKYLASYEQAIHSIGKASHGRGIYEGPGISIKLSALHPRYSRAQYERVMDELYPRLLSLTLLAKQYDIGLNIDAEEADRLELSLDLLERLCFEPQLTGWNGIGFVIQAYQKRCPYVIDYVIDLARRSRHRLMIRLVKGAYWDSEIKRAQVEGLEGYPVYTRKVYTDVSYIACARKLLSVPEVIYPQFATHNAHTLSAIYHIAGQNYYPGQYEFQCLHGMGEPLYEQVVGKVSEGKLNRPCRVYAPVGTHETLLAYLVRRLLENGANTSFVNRIADQSISIQELVADPVASIEQMATLEGGFGLPHPRIPLPRDLYGTERANSSGIDMANEHRLASLSCALLATAHNSWKAAPMLGCISSTETPAPVLNPSDLRDVVGHVQEASVEDVDNAIQCALNAAPIWQATPPAERAAILERAADLMEGEIQPLMGLLAREAGKTFANAIAEVREAVDFLRYYAVQARNDFTNDAHRPLGPVVCISPWNFPLAIFSGQVAAALAAGNPVLAKPAEQTPLVAAQAVRLLLEAGIPEGVLQLLPGRGETVGARLVGDDRVKGVMFTGSTEVARLLQRNVAGRLDAQGRPIPLIAETGGQNAMIVDSSALTEQVVIDVVSSAFDSAGQRCSALRVLCLQEDSADRVIEMLKGAMAECRLGNPERLSVDIGPVIDAEAKAGIEKHIQAMRDKGRTVYQVAIADAEEVKRGTFVMPTLIELESFDELQREIFGPVLHVVRYKRKDIDQLIGQINASGYGLTLGVHTRIDETIAKVIDNVNAGNVYVNRNIVGAVVGVQPFGGEGLSGTGPKAGGPLYLYRLLSTRPTDAIEQSFARGDAVTAPDVRLRDAMSKPLTALQAWADSNKFSDLSTLCVQFAAQSQSGITRVLAGPTGERNSYAILPREHVLCLAEVEGDLLTQLAAVLAVGGSAVWPEADLTKALFARLPKEIQAKIKLVADWNKDEVVFDAVLHHGHSDQLRAVCQQVAKRAGAIVGVHGLSQGETNIALERLVIERALSVNTAAAGGNASLMTIG, from the coding sequence ATGGCTACCACCACCCTTGGGGTCAAACTTGATGACCCGACCCGCGAGCGCCTCAAGGCCGCCGCGACCTCGATTGATCGCACGCCGCACTGGCTGATCAAGCAGGCAATTTTCAATTACCTGGAAAAACTCGAGGGTGGTGCAACCCTGACCGAGCTGAACGGCCTGACCGCCAAAGAGGCTGACGACAGTGGCGAAGTCCATGTCGACCACGCGCACCAGTGCTTCCTCGAATTCGCCGAAAGCATCCTGCCGCAATCGGTGCTGCGCGCTTCGATCACCGCTGCTTACCGTCGCCCTGAGCCGGAAGTGGTGCCGATGCTGATCGAACAGGCTCGCTTGCCGGTCGCCATGGCCGAAGCCACCAATAAGCTGGCTGCCTCGATTGCCGAGAAACTGCGCAATCAGAAGAGCGCCGGCGGCCGTGCCGGGATTGTTCAGGGCCTGTTGCAGGAATTTTCCCTGTCGTCCCAGGAAGGCGTAGCGCTGATGTGCCTGGCCGAAGCGCTGCTGCGCATCCCGGACAAAGGCACTCGCGACGCACTGATTCGCGACAAAATCAGCACCGGTAACTGGCAGCCGCACCTGGGCAACAGCCCATCGCTGTTCGTCAACGCCGCCACCTGGGGCTTGCTGCTGACCGGCAAACTGGTCGCCACCCATAATGAAGCAGGCCTGACTTCGTCCCTGAGCCGCATCATCGGCAAGAGCGGCGAGCCGATGATCCGCAAGGGCGTCGACATGGCCATGCGCCTGATGGGCGAGCAGTTCGTCACCGGCGAAACCATCGCCGAAGCCCTGGCCAACGCCAGCAAGTTCGAAGCCAAAGGCTTCCGCTATTCCTACGACATGCTGGGTGAAGCCGCACTCACCGAGCACGACGCCCAGAAGTACCTGGCCTCGTACGAACAAGCCATCCACTCAATCGGCAAAGCGTCCCACGGTCGTGGGATCTATGAAGGCCCGGGCATTTCCATCAAGTTGTCGGCACTGCACCCGCGTTACAGCCGTGCGCAGTACGAGCGCGTGATGGACGAGTTGTACCCGCGCCTGTTGTCGCTGACCCTGCTGGCCAAGCAATACGACATCGGCCTGAACATCGACGCCGAAGAAGCCGACCGCCTCGAGCTGTCGCTGGATCTGCTGGAACGCCTGTGCTTCGAGCCGCAACTGACCGGATGGAACGGCATCGGTTTCGTGATCCAGGCCTATCAGAAGCGTTGCCCGTACGTGATCGATTACGTGATCGACCTGGCTCGTCGCAGCCGTCATCGCCTGATGATCCGCCTGGTAAAAGGCGCGTACTGGGACAGCGAAATCAAGCGTGCCCAGGTCGAAGGCCTGGAAGGCTATCCGGTCTACACCCGCAAGGTGTACACCGACGTTTCCTACATCGCCTGCGCGCGCAAACTGCTGTCGGTGCCGGAAGTCATCTATCCGCAGTTCGCCACGCACAACGCCCACACCCTGTCGGCCATTTACCACATCGCGGGTCAGAACTATTACCCGGGCCAATACGAGTTCCAGTGCCTGCACGGCATGGGTGAACCGCTGTACGAACAGGTTGTAGGAAAAGTTTCCGAAGGCAAGTTGAACCGTCCGTGCCGCGTGTACGCTCCGGTCGGTACTCACGAAACACTGTTGGCGTACCTGGTGCGTCGCCTGCTGGAAAACGGTGCGAACACCTCGTTCGTCAACCGCATCGCCGACCAATCCATTTCGATCCAGGAGCTGGTGGCCGATCCAGTGGCCAGCATCGAGCAGATGGCGACGCTGGAAGGCGGCTTCGGCCTGCCACACCCGCGTATTCCGCTGCCGCGTGATCTTTATGGTACCGAGCGCGCCAACTCCAGCGGCATCGACATGGCCAACGAACATCGTCTGGCTTCGCTGTCCTGCGCCCTGCTGGCCACCGCTCACAACAGCTGGAAAGCCGCGCCGATGCTCGGCTGCATCTCCAGTACTGAAACGCCTGCACCGGTATTGAACCCGTCCGACTTGCGCGACGTCGTTGGCCACGTGCAGGAAGCGAGCGTCGAAGACGTCGACAACGCGATCCAGTGCGCCCTTAACGCTGCGCCGATCTGGCAGGCCACCCCGCCCGCCGAACGCGCCGCGATTCTGGAACGTGCCGCCGATTTGATGGAAGGCGAGATCCAGCCGCTGATGGGCCTGCTGGCTCGCGAAGCCGGCAAGACCTTCGCTAACGCCATCGCTGAAGTGCGCGAAGCCGTGGACTTCCTGCGTTATTACGCGGTGCAGGCGCGCAACGATTTCACCAACGACGCCCACCGCCCGTTGGGTCCGGTGGTCTGCATCAGCCCGTGGAACTTCCCGCTGGCGATCTTCAGTGGTCAGGTGGCTGCTGCTTTGGCCGCCGGCAACCCGGTACTGGCCAAGCCTGCAGAACAAACCCCGCTGGTCGCCGCTCAAGCCGTACGCCTGTTGCTCGAAGCCGGGATTCCGGAAGGCGTGCTGCAACTGCTGCCGGGCCGTGGCGAAACCGTTGGCGCCCGTCTGGTCGGTGACGATCGGGTCAAAGGCGTGATGTTCACCGGTTCCACCGAAGTCGCTCGCTTGCTGCAACGCAACGTCGCCGGTCGCCTGGATGCACAGGGTCGTCCGATTCCGCTGATCGCTGAGACTGGCGGCCAGAACGCGATGATCGTCGACTCCTCGGCATTGACCGAACAGGTTGTGATCGACGTGGTGTCCTCGGCCTTCGACAGCGCCGGTCAACGTTGCTCGGCTCTGCGTGTACTTTGCTTGCAGGAAGATTCCGCTGACCGTGTCATCGAAATGCTCAAGGGCGCCATGGCTGAATGCCGCCTCGGCAACCCGGAGCGCCTGTCCGTGGACATCGGCCCGGTGATCGACGCCGAAGCCAAGGCGGGCATCGAGAAGCACATCCAGGCCATGCGTGACAAAGGTCGCACCGTGTACCAGGTGGCCATCGCCGATGCTGAAGAAGTCAAACGCGGCACCTTCGTGATGCCGACGCTGATCGAACTGGAAAGCTTCGATGAGCTGCAACGCGAGATCTTCGGTCCAGTGCTGCACGTGGTTCGCTACAAGCGCAAGGACATCGACCAACTGATCGGCCAGATCAACGCTTCCGGCTACGGCCTGACGCTGGGCGTGCACACGCGCATCGACGAAACCATCGCCAAGGTGATCGACAACGTCAATGCCGGTAACGTCTACGTGAACCGCAACATCGTTGGCGCCGTGGTCGGCGTGCAACCGTTCGGTGGCGAAGGCCTGTCGGGTACTGGTCCGAAGGCCGGTGGTCCGTTGTACCTGTACCGCCTGCTGTCGACGCGTCCTACCGATGCGATCGAACAATCCTTCGCTCGTGGCGACGCCGTCACTGCACCGGATGTTCGTCTGCGTGACGCCATGAGCAAACCGCTGACCGCGCTGCAAGCCTGGGCCGACAGCAACAAGTTCAGCGACCTGAGCACGCTGTGCGTTCAATTCGCGGCGCAATCGCAAAGCGGGATCACCCGTGTTCTGGCCGGCCCGACCGGCGAGCGCAACAGCTATGCCATCCTGCCGCGTGAACATGTGCTGTGCCTGGCGGAAGTCGAAGGCGATCTGCTGACTCAACTGGCTGCGGTTTTGGCGGTAGGTGGTTCGGCGGTGTGGCCGGAAGCTGACTTGACCAAGGCACTGTTCGCACGTCTGCCGAAGGAAATTCAGGCGAAGATCAAACTGGTTGCCGACTGGAACAAGGACGAAGTGGTGTTTGATGCGGTTCTGCATCACGGCCATTCCGATCAGCTGCGCGCGGTTTGCCAGCAAGTGGCCAAGCGTGCCGGGGCGATTGTCGGGGTTCATGGGTTGTCCCAGGGCGAGACCAACATTGCGCTGGAGCGTCTGGTGATCGAGCGGGCGTTGAGTGTTAACACGGCTGCGGCGGGTGGTAATGCCAGCTTGATGACTATCGGCTAA